One Brassica oleracea var. oleracea cultivar TO1000 chromosome C7, BOL, whole genome shotgun sequence genomic window carries:
- the LOC106306251 gene encoding probable polygalacturonase At1g80170, whose product MHMMDKLFILSLIGLLTLTAYGAAAKMVYTDLDILKKLENFDIPEDDDADDHYDTKLSDLASFTSRGSGKNLVNVDTFGAAGDGVSDDTQAFVSAWKQACGTPKSVLLVPQGRTYLVNATKFNGPCERKLIIQIDGTIVAPDEPSNWDPKFQRIWLEFSKLKGVVFQGNGVIDGSGSKWWAASCKKNKSNPCKSAPTAFTIESSSGVKVRGLTIQNSQQMNFIIARSTSVRVYKVMVSSPGDSPNTDGIHITGSTNVVLQDCKIGTGDDCVSIVNASSNIKMKRIYCGPGHGISIGSLGNHNSTGIVTKVVLDTAFLKETTNGLRIKTYQGGSGYVKGVRFSNVVMQDVSNPILIDQFYCDNPTSCQNQTSAVKISQIMYRNITGTTKSEKAIKFACSDSVPCSHIVLNNVNLEGKDGQVEAYCNSAEGFGYGVIHPSADCLYSHDDKGLDQSDKSRHILVTEEAETGHDEL is encoded by the exons ATGCATATGATGGATAAGCTCTTCATTCTCTCCCTTATTGGTCTGTTAACGCTAACTGCTTATGGAGCTGCAGCGAAAATGGTGTACACCGATCTCGACATCCTTAAGAAGCTTGAGAACTTTGACATACCGGAGGATGATGATGCTGATGATCATTATGATACAAAGCTCTCTGATTTGGCTTCATTTACAAGCCGGGGTTCTGGTAAGAATCTGGTGAATGTGGATACATTTGGTGCAGCTGGAGATGGAGTTTCTGATGATACTCAG GCATTCGTGAGTGCCTGGAAGCAGGCCTGTGGTACTCCAAAGTCTGTGTTGCTTGTACCACAAGGAAGGACTTATTTAGTAAATGCAACAAAGTTCAATGGTCCATGTGAACGGAAATTGATCATTCAG ATTGATGGAACAATAGTGGCACCAGACGAGCCAAGCAACTGGGACCCAAAGTTCCAGAGGATTTGGCTAGAGTTTTCGAAGCTCAAAGGGGTTGTGTTCCAAGGGAATGGAGTTATTGATGGTTCTGGCAGCAAATGGTGGGCTGCTTCTTGCAAGAAAAACAAATCTAAT CCTTGCAAAAGCGCACCAACG GCCTTTACTATTGAGTCTAGTTCTGGTGTGAAAGTACGTGGCTTGACGATCCAGAACAGCCAGCAGATGAACTTCATCATTGCAAGGTCGACTTCAGTACGTGTCTACAAAGTTATGGTCTCATCTCCAGGAGATAGTCCCAACACTGATGGTATCCACATCACTGGATCCACCAATGTTGTCCTCCAAGACTGTAAAATCGGCACAG GGGATGATTGTGTCTCGATTGTGAATGCGAGTTCTAATATAAAGATGAAGAGGATCTATTGTGGACCTGGACATGGAATCAG CATTGGGAGTCTTGGGAATCACAACTCAACAGGCATTGTAACAAAGGTTGTGTTGGACACAGCGTTTTTGAAAGAGACAACTAATGGACTCAGGATCAAAACATATCAG GGAGGTTCTGGTTACGTTAAGGGTGTTAGATTCTCAAACGTTGTGATGCAAGATGTCTCTAACCCTATACTCATTGATCAGTTCTACTGCGATAATCCAACTTCTTGTCAAAACCAG ACCTCGGCGGTTAAGATCAGCCAGATAATGTACCGGAACATAACCGGGACAACCAAAAGTGAGAAAGCCATCAAATTTGCATGCAGTGACTCAGTCCCTTGCAGCCACATTGTCCTCAACAATGTGAATCTTGAAGGCAAAGACGGTCAAGTCGAAGCGTATTGTAACTCAGCAGAAGGTTTTGGGTATGGAGTGATTCATCCCTCTGCGGATTGTCTGTACTCGCACGACGATAAGGGCTTGGACCAGAGTGACAAGTCAAGACATATTTTGGTAACTGAGGAAGCTGAGACTGGCCATGACGAGCTCTGA
- the LOC106306252 gene encoding pyrrolidone-carboxylate peptidase-like — protein MGSEGPKAITIHVTGFKKFLGVSENPTEKIANNLKSYVEKRGLPSGLSLGSCTVLETAGEGAKSQLYEVLESSVVDKSTNGTVVWLHLGVNNGSAKFAIERQAVNEAHFRCPDQLGWQPQRLPIVAEDGNILKAKETSCSTESIFKSLKSKGFDVVLSDDAGRFVCNYVYYHSLRFAEQKGHKSLFVHVPLFSKIDEDTQMQFVVALLEAIAATC, from the exons ATGGGTTCTGAAGGACCAAAAGCGATTACAATTCACGTGACTGGTTTCAAGAAGTTTCTTGGTGTTTCCGAGAACCCTACCGAGAAAATAGCCAATAATCTAAAGTCTTATGTGGAGAAACGAGGGTTGCCTTCTGGGCTGAGTCTTGGTAGCTGCACTGTTCTTGAGACTGCTGGGGAAGGTGCAAAGTCTCAGCTTTATGAGGTTTTGGAGTCTAGTGTTGTTGATAAGAGCACCAATGGAACTGTTGTTTGG CTTCATCTTGGAGTGAACAACGGATCGGCAAAATTCGCCATTGAAAGACAAGCAGTCAACGAAGCTCATTTCCGTTGCCCTGATCAATTAGGCTGGCAACCACAG CGGCTTCCTATAGTTGCTGAAGATGGAAACATTTTAAAGGCGAAAGAG ACTTCATGCTCTACAGAGTCTATTTTCAAGTCATTGAAGAGTAAAGGATTCGATGTGGTTCTATCAGACGATGCTGGACGGTTCGTGTGCAACTATGTTTACTATCACTCTCTCAGGTTCGCAGAGCAAAAGGGTCACAAGTCATTATTCGTTCACGTTCCTTTGTTCTCCAAGATCGATGAAGACACTCAGATGCAGTTCGTTGTCGCTCTCTTGGAGGCCATTGCAGCTACTTGCTAG